From a single Nostoc sp. MS1 genomic region:
- a CDS encoding PIN/TRAM domain-containing protein, whose translation MLDAIIIFSFILAAAGIGYYSTELLPNGTLDRVTNLEALRLTVAVFAAIIGGAVGLSFQTTYRRLEAQIRELPLEVILTRAIGLVIGLLLANLMLAPLFLLPIPTDFSFIKPLVAVVGSIILSVTGMNLADTHGRGLLRFINPNTVETMVAEGTLKPANTKVLDTSCIIDGRIEALLETGFLEGPIIVPQFVLLELQQVADASKDQKRVRGRRGLEILNRIKEAYPDRILINPSDYEDISTVDAKLVRFAQEINATLLTNDYNLSKVASVQKVPVLNVNDLVNAVRPSYLPGDNLDLKILKEGKEPSQGIGYLDDGTMVVVEEGSSYVGGELRVVVTSALQTSAGRMIFAKPQASALA comes from the coding sequence ATGCTTGATGCCATTATTATTTTCTCATTTATCCTGGCAGCAGCAGGAATAGGGTACTACAGCACCGAACTACTACCCAATGGTACGTTAGATCGGGTCACGAACCTAGAAGCATTACGCTTAACTGTTGCTGTCTTTGCTGCCATCATTGGTGGCGCTGTTGGGTTAAGTTTTCAAACGACATACCGTCGTTTAGAAGCTCAAATTCGAGAACTGCCTCTGGAAGTAATTCTAACCCGTGCGATCGGCTTAGTGATCGGATTATTGCTAGCAAATTTAATGTTAGCACCTCTATTTTTGCTACCGATCCCCACCGACTTTAGTTTTATTAAACCATTGGTGGCAGTAGTTGGTAGTATTATTCTTTCTGTCACAGGGATGAATTTAGCCGACACCCACGGACGCGGCTTATTGCGATTCATTAACCCCAACACAGTGGAAACAATGGTCGCGGAAGGGACTCTCAAACCCGCCAACACCAAAGTTTTAGACACTAGTTGTATTATCGATGGTCGTATTGAGGCGCTGTTAGAAACTGGATTTCTGGAAGGGCCAATTATCGTCCCTCAATTTGTCTTACTAGAACTACAACAAGTAGCTGATGCCAGCAAAGACCAAAAACGGGTGAGGGGAAGACGGGGATTAGAAATCCTCAACCGCATTAAAGAAGCTTACCCAGACCGTATTTTAATTAATCCATCAGACTACGAAGATATTTCTACAGTCGATGCTAAATTAGTCCGGTTTGCCCAAGAAATTAACGCCACACTCCTCACCAATGACTACAACTTATCAAAAGTTGCCAGTGTGCAGAAAGTGCCGGTGTTGAATGTCAATGACTTAGTAAATGCAGTCCGTCCTAGCTATTTACCAGGGGACAACCTCGACTTAAAAATTCTTAAGGAAGGTAAAGAACCCAGTCAAGGAATAGGCTACTTAGACGATGGCACTATGGTTGTCGTTGAGGAAGGTAGCAGTTATGTAGGCGGGGAATTGCGAGTAGTAGTTACTAGTGCCTTGCAAACCTCAGCCGGACGAATGATATTCGCCAAACCCCAGGCTTCAGCATTGGCGTGA
- the hemW gene encoding radical SAM family heme chaperone HemW, whose product MQKVNVSSLASSAYVHIPFCRRRCFYCDFPIYVVGDRQRGETSVTISKYVDILCQEIDITPISGQPLKTVFFGGGTPSLLSAEQLQKILETLDRRFGITSGAEISMEVDPGTFDLAHIRGYSSVGVNRISLGVQAFQEELLKAAGRSHSVTDIFAAVDLIHQVEIPEFSIDLISGLPHQSLDQWQNSLNTAVKIAPTHISIYDLTIEPGTAFGRYYKPGDQPLPTDETTVKMYQMGQQVLTTAGYEHYEISNYAKPGHQCQHNRVYWQNRPYYGFGMGAASYIEGKRFTRPRKTQEYYQWVQELITNDGVIDWEVTPKEDVLLETLMLGLRLAEGLRLASLTEEFGEEKIQEIHQCLQPYFQQGLVQIVDGRLQLNDPEGFLVSNVVLADLFSKLG is encoded by the coding sequence ATGCAAAAAGTTAACGTTTCTAGCCTTGCTAGTTCTGCTTATGTACACATTCCCTTTTGCAGACGGCGATGCTTTTATTGTGATTTCCCAATATATGTTGTGGGCGATCGCCAGCGTGGAGAAACATCTGTTACCATTTCTAAGTATGTAGACATCCTTTGTCAAGAAATTGACATTACACCCATCTCTGGGCAACCCCTCAAGACCGTGTTTTTTGGCGGTGGTACGCCTTCGCTATTATCAGCAGAACAGTTACAAAAGATACTTGAAACCCTAGATAGGCGGTTTGGGATTACGTCTGGTGCAGAAATTTCTATGGAAGTAGATCCAGGTACATTCGATCTAGCACATATCAGAGGTTATAGTAGCGTTGGTGTGAACCGCATCAGCTTGGGTGTACAAGCGTTTCAAGAAGAATTGTTGAAAGCAGCAGGGCGATCGCACTCAGTCACAGATATTTTTGCAGCTGTAGACTTAATTCACCAAGTTGAGATTCCCGAATTTAGCATAGACTTAATTTCCGGTTTGCCGCATCAGTCTTTGGATCAATGGCAAAATTCCCTAAACACAGCCGTTAAAATTGCACCTACCCACATATCAATATATGATTTGACAATTGAGCCTGGGACAGCTTTTGGTCGTTACTACAAACCAGGGGATCAACCCTTACCTACCGATGAAACCACTGTCAAAATGTATCAGATGGGGCAGCAAGTTTTAACTACTGCTGGTTATGAACATTACGAAATTTCCAACTACGCCAAGCCAGGACATCAATGTCAACATAACCGCGTCTATTGGCAAAATCGCCCTTATTACGGCTTTGGTATGGGTGCAGCGAGTTATATAGAAGGAAAACGCTTTACCCGTCCGCGTAAGACTCAAGAATATTACCAATGGGTGCAAGAATTAATTACTAATGATGGTGTGATTGATTGGGAAGTTACGCCAAAAGAAGATGTATTGTTAGAAACATTAATGTTGGGGTTACGCTTGGCTGAAGGTTTAAGGTTAGCCTCGCTTACTGAGGAGTTTGGTGAGGAAAAAATACAAGAAATTCACCAGTGTTTGCAACCTTATTTTCAGCAAGGCTTAGTGCAAATTGTGGATGGAAGGTTGCAGTTAAATGATCCCGAAGGTTTTTTAGTTTCCAATGTAGTGTTAGCAGATTTGTTTAGTAAGTTGGGGTAG
- a CDS encoding aminoglycoside phosphotransferase family protein has product MLQIGNIKTSLVQSISLFLNQALTKFFPPKWKSDIYIIRPHPTEAKILMLSEDGSYFLPHVHVDECIDFEDLIGIESQIEPKLGFSVNILYYARLDYDESKHQVECIYVSDKGSAESQQGDWIDSQILRTLSLKFPEHKSVIERYLTEIESGDIPELRPPWAREGWLQAATQWIDEKLLELNYQRISPVECIKSWGISCVLRVNTSRGKIYLKEASTLPLFCNEPLVTVELANLFPVNVPNVLSIDNQRHWMLLADFGQPVGRNAPIKVQKDIYRVFAQVQIKSVQYIDKLLSVGCLDRRLDWLATQIDVLFNDEIALSQLQAEEIKQLKNLAPHLKKLCCQLASYQIPQTLVHGDLHLGNVAFYQDNYLFFDWTDCCISHPFFDMFELFFSRKNKPFTSKIKDLQKEYLAQWTDYEPMSRLLEAWKLAKPLCALHHAVSYKYIVACLEPRAKQELSNALPRFLREVISATTQL; this is encoded by the coding sequence ATGCTCCAAATAGGCAATATCAAGACTTCTCTTGTGCAATCTATATCATTATTTCTTAATCAAGCACTTACTAAATTTTTCCCACCTAAATGGAAATCTGATATTTATATAATTCGACCTCATCCCACTGAAGCTAAGATTTTGATGTTGTCTGAAGATGGTAGTTATTTCCTACCTCATGTTCATGTTGATGAATGTATAGATTTTGAGGATTTAATAGGGATTGAATCTCAAATAGAGCCAAAACTGGGATTTTCGGTCAACATTCTATATTATGCCAGACTTGATTATGATGAATCAAAGCATCAAGTTGAATGTATATATGTGTCGGATAAGGGTAGTGCTGAATCTCAACAAGGTGATTGGATTGATTCGCAAATTTTGAGAACTTTATCCCTAAAATTCCCTGAACATAAATCGGTTATTGAAAGATATTTAACAGAAATTGAGAGTGGTGATATTCCAGAATTGCGTCCACCTTGGGCTAGAGAAGGGTGGTTACAAGCAGCAACTCAATGGATTGATGAAAAATTATTAGAGTTAAACTATCAACGGATTTCTCCAGTAGAATGTATAAAAAGTTGGGGAATTTCTTGTGTATTAAGAGTTAACACAAGTAGAGGCAAGATTTATTTAAAGGAAGCTTCTACATTACCTCTTTTTTGTAATGAACCATTAGTAACCGTAGAACTAGCTAATCTGTTTCCTGTAAATGTTCCTAACGTTCTTAGCATTGATAATCAACGTCATTGGATGTTATTAGCTGATTTTGGACAACCTGTTGGCAGGAATGCACCTATCAAAGTGCAAAAAGACATTTATCGTGTATTTGCTCAAGTACAAATTAAATCAGTTCAATATATAGATAAATTATTAAGTGTAGGTTGTTTAGACCGACGTTTGGATTGGTTAGCAACTCAAATCGATGTTTTGTTTAATGATGAAATTGCTTTATCTCAATTGCAGGCGGAGGAAATAAAACAGCTAAAAAATTTAGCTCCCCATTTAAAAAAGTTATGCTGTCAACTTGCAAGCTATCAAATACCACAGACATTAGTTCACGGTGATTTGCATTTAGGTAATGTTGCCTTTTATCAAGATAATTACCTATTTTTTGATTGGACTGATTGCTGTATTTCTCATCCTTTTTTTGATATGTTTGAGTTATTTTTCTCTAGGAAAAACAAACCTTTTACATCAAAAATCAAAGATTTACAAAAAGAATATCTAGCGCAATGGACTGATTATGAACCAATGTCGCGTTTACTAGAAGCTTGGAAGTTAGCCAAACCTTTGTGTGCCTTACATCATGCAGTTTCATATAAGTATATTGTCGCTTGTTTAGAACCAAGGGCAAAACAAGAGTTGAGTAATGCTTTGCCTCGTTTTCTGCGAGAGGTTATTTCTGCGACGACTCAATTATAG
- a CDS encoding DUF1499 domain-containing protein: MTSSLILAAPTLAASGLGVNNGHLSACPVSPNCVVSQNADPKHAIDPIPYSVSRDKAREILLKVLSVVPRTEVVEQTDSYIHALSKSRIFKFTDDVEFYLPADESVIHLRSASRIGESDLGVNRRRMEQIRLALKDLHI; this comes from the coding sequence ATGACAAGTAGTTTAATATTAGCTGCGCCTACTTTGGCTGCTTCTGGGTTGGGAGTTAATAATGGTCATTTAAGTGCTTGTCCAGTTTCCCCAAATTGTGTTGTTAGTCAAAATGCTGATCCCAAACACGCCATTGATCCCATCCCTTATAGTGTCAGTCGTGACAAGGCGCGAGAAATCCTACTTAAAGTTCTCAGCGTTGTTCCCCGTACAGAGGTTGTCGAACAGACTGATAGTTATATCCACGCTCTTTCTAAAAGCCGGATATTTAAGTTTACTGATGATGTAGAATTTTACTTACCTGCTGATGAGTCAGTTATTCATCTGCGATCAGCATCTCGCATCGGTGAATCAGACCTTGGTGTTAACCGCAGGCGTATGGAACAAATTCGTCTAGCTTTAAAAGATTTGCATATTTAA
- a CDS encoding two-component system response regulator, translating to MIKRSGNYTGSTEHDFSGSDSPKKRDSIASNQVMNLDDTKDSALNLPQDKSLVTESETATAWLKPGMNCVYDPLIPQTIQTQISQVNGFDAESPKILVVDDHSVSRMTAVTLLGMEGYAVIEADGGIAAIEMVRQQKPDLILLDVMMPGMDGFEVCRILKQDEHTRLIPVIFITALNDRRSRIRGIEVGADDFLSKPFDRVELTARVKSLVQQKLLNEDLDHAAQVLFSIASTIESRDPNTGDHCDRLIRLGRAFGESLNLSRYQIRDLMWGGYLHDIGKVGIPDAVLLKTGKLTPEEWVTMKQHVLIGEKICKPLRSMQGVIPIIRHHHERWNGSGYPDGLKEDEIPQIVQIFQIIDIYDALTSERPYKKAFTTEEALSIMFEETKSGWRNPKLMKQFAEFILL from the coding sequence GTGATTAAGAGGAGTGGTAACTATACAGGTTCGACTGAACATGACTTTAGTGGGTCAGACTCCCCAAAGAAAAGAGATAGTATTGCTTCAAATCAGGTTATGAACTTAGATGACACTAAAGATAGCGCCTTAAACTTGCCCCAAGATAAATCTTTGGTTACGGAAAGCGAAACAGCTACTGCTTGGCTAAAACCTGGTATGAATTGTGTTTACGACCCTTTAATCCCTCAAACAATACAAACCCAAATTTCTCAAGTGAACGGCTTTGATGCAGAATCGCCGAAAATTCTGGTAGTTGATGATCATAGCGTCAGTCGCATGACTGCCGTTACCCTTTTGGGTATGGAAGGCTATGCAGTAATTGAAGCCGACGGTGGCATAGCGGCAATAGAAATGGTAAGGCAACAAAAGCCTGATCTCATCTTGTTAGATGTGATGATGCCTGGAATGGATGGGTTTGAAGTATGTCGAATACTCAAGCAGGATGAACACACTCGACTAATACCTGTAATTTTTATTACGGCTTTAAATGATAGGCGATCGCGTATTCGTGGTATCGAAGTAGGGGCAGACGATTTTTTAAGTAAACCTTTTGACCGGGTAGAATTAACAGCGCGTGTTAAATCTTTGGTACAGCAGAAACTGTTAAACGAAGATTTAGACCATGCAGCACAAGTACTATTTTCCATAGCTAGTACTATTGAAAGCCGTGATCCTAATACTGGCGACCATTGCGATCGCTTAATTAGGTTAGGAAGAGCCTTTGGGGAATCTCTAAATCTCTCCCGCTACCAAATTCGGGATTTGATGTGGGGTGGTTATCTTCACGATATTGGTAAGGTAGGTATTCCTGATGCCGTGCTATTGAAAACAGGCAAACTTACGCCCGAAGAATGGGTAACTATGAAGCAACACGTTTTAATTGGGGAAAAAATCTGCAAACCTCTACGGAGTATGCAGGGTGTAATACCTATCATTCGCCATCATCATGAACGCTGGAATGGTTCAGGTTATCCTGATGGACTCAAAGAAGATGAAATTCCCCAAATAGTCCAAATATTTCAGATTATTGATATCTATGACGCATTAACAAGCGAACGTCCTTATAAAAAAGCTTTTACCACCGAAGAAGCATTATCCATAATGTTTGAGGAAACAAAATCCGGCTGGCGTAACCCTAAACTTATGAAACAGTTTGCCGAGTTTATTCTTTTATAG
- a CDS encoding P-II family nitrogen regulator, which yields MKKVEAIIRPFKLDEVKIALVNAGIVGMTVSEVRGFGRQKGQTERYRGSEYTVEFLQKLKVEIVVEDNQVDMVVDKIIAAARTGEIGDGKIFISPVEQVVRIRTGEKNTEAV from the coding sequence GTGAAAAAAGTAGAAGCAATTATCCGCCCATTTAAGTTAGATGAGGTAAAAATCGCTTTAGTCAATGCGGGTATTGTCGGTATGACTGTTTCTGAAGTCCGAGGTTTTGGACGGCAGAAAGGACAAACAGAACGCTATCGCGGTTCTGAGTACACTGTTGAGTTTCTCCAAAAACTCAAGGTGGAAATTGTGGTAGAGGATAACCAAGTTGATATGGTCGTTGACAAAATTATTGCGGCTGCCCGTACAGGCGAAATCGGCGATGGTAAAATCTTCATCTCACCCGTAGAACAAGTGGTTCGGATTCGCACTGGAGAAAAGAATACCGAAGCAGTCTAA
- the thiD gene encoding bifunctional hydroxymethylpyrimidine kinase/phosphomethylpyrimidine kinase, with amino-acid sequence MNTETTSRVPVALTIAGSDSGGGAGIQADLRTFAFHCVHGTSAITCVTAQNTLGVARVDAMPPEAVAAQIQAVVEDIGVQAAKTGMLLNQEIIATVAQQVEALGIENLVVDPVMVSRTGAQLIDEDAVKTLRQQLIPLAAIITPNKYEAQILSGFPINSLDDMRAAAQFIHRNLKVKAVLVKGGGMQGNARGVDIWFDGQNLETLTTQQVDTKNTHGTGCTLSAAIASNLAKGQDLRQAVKQAKQYVTTALTYSLNIGQGQGPVGHFFQLLK; translated from the coding sequence ATGAATACCGAAACAACATCCAGGGTTCCTGTTGCATTAACCATAGCTGGTTCAGATAGTGGTGGCGGTGCAGGTATTCAAGCTGATTTACGCACCTTTGCCTTTCATTGTGTCCACGGTACTAGTGCTATCACCTGCGTCACGGCACAGAATACGCTAGGGGTAGCCAGAGTAGATGCAATGCCACCAGAGGCAGTTGCAGCCCAAATACAAGCCGTGGTTGAAGACATTGGTGTACAAGCGGCAAAAACAGGAATGTTACTCAACCAAGAGATTATTGCCACTGTTGCCCAACAGGTAGAGGCTTTAGGTATAGAAAACTTAGTCGTTGACCCGGTAATGGTTTCACGGACTGGCGCACAATTAATTGATGAGGATGCGGTGAAAACTCTGCGCCAACAATTGATTCCTTTAGCGGCTATTATTACACCCAATAAATATGAAGCCCAGATTTTAAGCGGTTTCCCAATCAACTCTTTAGATGATATGCGGGCGGCTGCCCAATTCATCCATCGTAATTTAAAAGTAAAGGCAGTGTTAGTCAAAGGTGGCGGAATGCAGGGAAACGCCCGTGGTGTTGATATTTGGTTTGATGGACAAAATTTAGAAACCCTGACAACCCAGCAGGTGGATACCAAAAATACTCATGGTACTGGCTGTACTTTATCAGCTGCGATCGCCTCTAATCTAGCCAAAGGTCAAGACTTACGCCAAGCAGTTAAACAAGCCAAGCAATACGTCACCACCGCCTTAACCTACTCCCTCAATATCGGTCAAGGACAAGGCCCTGTGGGGCATTTTTTCCAACTGCTGAAGTAG
- the glmU gene encoding bifunctional UDP-N-acetylglucosamine diphosphorylase/glucosamine-1-phosphate N-acetyltransferase GlmU gives MVVVAILAAGRGTRMKSDLPKVLHSLGGQSIVERVIASVDPLSPSRRLVIVGYQAEQVKSGLQSPSLEFVEQTVQLGTGHAIQQLLPHLEGYTGDLLVLNGDVPLLRTQTLEQLLKTHQQYKNAATILTAHIPNPKGYGRVFCNGDNIVQQIVEDKDCSTAQKQNHRINAGIYCFRWENLAKVLPHLQANNAQKEYYLTDAVTQVGQVMAVDVEDYQEILGINDRLQLATAYEILQRRVKEQWMMAGVTLIDPNSITIDDTVELEPDVIIEPQTHLRGNTVIKTGCRIGPGSFIENSQLGANVTIQYSVVTDGVIQDGARIGPYAHLRGHAQVGANCRIGNFVELKNTELGDRTNVAHLSYLGDTTAGTQVNIGAGTITANYDGVKKHRTKIGDRTKTGSNSVLVAPVTLGDDVYVAAGSTVTEDVPNNSLVIARTRQVVKPGWRKKSAES, from the coding sequence ATGGTAGTCGTAGCAATACTAGCAGCAGGACGCGGCACAAGAATGAAATCGGACTTACCCAAGGTATTACACTCTTTGGGTGGGCAATCAATAGTCGAAAGAGTTATTGCCAGCGTAGATCCGCTTTCACCTTCACGACGGCTTGTCATTGTCGGGTATCAGGCTGAACAAGTTAAATCAGGTCTTCAGTCTCCTAGTTTGGAGTTTGTGGAACAAACTGTGCAGTTAGGAACAGGTCACGCCATCCAACAATTACTTCCCCATCTTGAGGGTTATACCGGGGATTTGCTAGTACTGAATGGTGATGTGCCACTGTTACGCACTCAAACCTTAGAACAGCTATTAAAAACACACCAACAATATAAAAACGCTGCCACTATTTTGACAGCCCACATACCTAACCCTAAAGGCTATGGACGGGTTTTCTGTAACGGTGACAATATTGTCCAACAAATTGTTGAAGATAAAGATTGTTCCACTGCCCAAAAGCAAAATCATCGCATTAACGCGGGAATTTATTGTTTCCGTTGGGAAAATTTGGCAAAAGTGCTGCCTCATTTGCAAGCGAACAATGCTCAAAAAGAATATTACCTTACCGATGCTGTTACCCAAGTAGGTCAGGTAATGGCGGTAGATGTAGAGGATTATCAAGAAATACTAGGCATTAACGATCGCCTGCAATTAGCCACAGCTTACGAGATTTTGCAAAGGCGAGTCAAAGAACAATGGATGATGGCTGGTGTCACTCTTATAGACCCCAACAGCATTACGATTGATGACACCGTAGAATTAGAACCTGATGTAATTATTGAGCCGCAAACTCATCTGCGGGGCAATACAGTAATTAAAACAGGATGTCGGATTGGGCCAGGCAGTTTCATCGAAAATAGCCAGTTAGGGGCAAATGTTACCATCCAGTACTCAGTAGTAACTGATGGTGTCATCCAAGATGGCGCGAGAATTGGCCCCTATGCTCATTTGCGTGGTCATGCCCAAGTTGGTGCTAATTGCCGTATTGGGAATTTTGTTGAGTTGAAGAATACCGAGTTGGGCGATCGCACCAACGTTGCTCATTTATCTTATTTAGGTGATACCACTGCGGGAACCCAGGTAAACATCGGTGCAGGGACAATTACAGCTAACTACGACGGTGTGAAAAAACATCGGACTAAAATTGGCGATCGCACTAAAACAGGTTCCAACAGTGTATTAGTTGCCCCAGTTACTTTAGGTGATGATGTTTATGTAGCAGCCGGTTCCACTGTTACAGAAGATGTCCCTAATAATTCCTTAGTAATTGCCCGGACTCGCCAAGTAGTAAAACCAGGATGGCGCAAGAAAAGCGCGGAATCTTAA
- the dndC gene encoding DNA phosphorothioation system sulfurtransferase DndC encodes MTEAQQPDNKGQQTRTVAELVEYIQVLTKEIQELYCLDAIPWVVGYSGGKDSTATLQLIWNAISGLPLEKRKKSIYVITTDTGVENPYVATWVRNSLEQMRIAAQEQQMPIEPHLLQPEVKQTYWVGLIGKGYPAPRHRFRWCTGRLKIEPSNLFIRNVIRASGETIVVLGTRKTESTNRAAIMLKREVGRVRDRLSPHPSLINSLLYTPIEDWRTDEVWLYLMQWENPWEYSNKDLFAMYRGATADNECPLVVDTSTPSCGSSRFGCWVCTLVNSDRSMQAMIQNDEEKEWLQPLIDIRLEDLNIDKDREKRDFRRIWGEVQLFERNLDGEISIEPIPGPYVKSWREHLLRRLLEAQTKIRRTAPENMRNISLISIEELSEIRRIWLEEKHEFDDSLPRIYQEVTGEEFKDPRPGAGLSLLGSDEWSVLEEICAGDEMHLELMAKLLDTERQFRKMSRRVGIYDTLEKCFATSSRSKDEAVRNAHLKRDLKEAVEKGDVAKVKQLTLADFTAPSTEAIAPDTQTDTTKSDTKAKAWANKKFKNKGTKA; translated from the coding sequence ATGACTGAAGCACAACAACCAGATAATAAAGGTCAGCAGACACGTACTGTAGCAGAGTTAGTGGAGTACATCCAAGTTCTTACCAAGGAAATTCAAGAATTGTATTGTTTAGATGCGATACCTTGGGTTGTTGGCTATTCGGGGGGCAAGGACAGCACAGCGACTTTACAGCTGATTTGGAATGCAATATCGGGACTTCCTCTAGAAAAGCGGAAGAAGTCCATTTATGTAATTACAACTGATACAGGCGTAGAAAATCCTTATGTTGCGACTTGGGTACGTAACTCTTTAGAACAAATGAGAATAGCGGCTCAAGAACAACAAATGCCAATAGAACCGCATTTATTACAACCCGAAGTTAAACAAACATACTGGGTGGGTTTAATTGGTAAAGGCTACCCTGCACCCCGCCATAGATTCCGTTGGTGTACTGGAAGATTGAAAATTGAACCGTCTAACCTGTTTATCCGTAATGTTATTAGAGCAAGCGGGGAAACAATTGTTGTTTTAGGAACACGTAAAACTGAAAGTACGAATCGTGCCGCTATCATGTTAAAACGTGAAGTTGGGAGAGTACGCGATCGCCTTAGCCCTCATCCCAGCCTTATAAACTCATTGCTTTACACTCCCATAGAAGATTGGCGTACTGATGAAGTATGGTTATATTTGATGCAATGGGAAAATCCTTGGGAATATAGCAACAAAGATTTATTTGCTATGTATCGGGGTGCAACAGCAGATAACGAATGTCCCCTAGTTGTTGATACTTCTACCCCTAGTTGTGGTAGCTCTCGTTTTGGCTGCTGGGTCTGCACTCTGGTTAATAGTGATAGGTCGATGCAGGCAATGATCCAAAATGATGAGGAAAAAGAATGGTTACAGCCGCTAATTGATATTCGCTTGGAGGACTTAAACATTGATAAAGACCGAGAAAAAAGAGACTTTCGCCGCATTTGGGGAGAAGTTCAACTATTTGAGCGTAACTTAGATGGAGAAATTTCTATTGAACCAATACCAGGCCCTTACGTTAAATCTTGGCGCGAACATTTGTTAAGACGTTTATTAGAAGCACAAACCAAAATTCGCCGCACAGCACCAGAAAATATGCGGAATATTTCTCTCATCTCAATAGAAGAATTGAGTGAAATTCGCCGTATTTGGCTAGAAGAAAAACACGAATTTGATGATAGCCTACCGCGCATTTATCAAGAAGTAACAGGCGAAGAATTTAAAGACCCGCGTCCGGGTGCTGGACTGAGCCTATTAGGTAGCGATGAATGGTCTGTGTTAGAAGAAATTTGTGCTGGCGATGAGATGCACTTAGAATTGATGGCGAAACTTTTGGATACAGAACGTCAATTTCGCAAAATGTCTCGTCGTGTGGGAATCTACGACACATTAGAGAAATGCTTTGCTACCAGTTCGCGTTCTAAAGATGAAGCGGTAAGAAATGCCCACTTGAAGCGAGATTTGAAAGAAGCAGTTGAAAAAGGTGATGTTGCCAAAGTCAAGCAGTTAACTCTAGCAGATTTTACCGCACCTAGTACGGAAGCGATCGCACCCGATACACAAACTGACACAACCAAATCTGATACTAAGGCTAAAGCTTGGGCAAATAAAAAATTTAAGAATAAAGGAACAAAAGCTTAA